In the genome of Saprospira sp. CCB-QB6, one region contains:
- a CDS encoding sterol desaturase family protein produces MQILLYTLITLASVIAMEFVAWLAHKYIMHGLLWIWHEDHHKPHEVEGFFEKNDLFFLVFAVPSASSYIIGSAVPGYFPLFFVGVGISIYGLIYFLIHDVYIHQRFKWFKQLDGWYSRGILRAHGAHHAKQEKEDGVSFGLLLVHPKYFRKKKK; encoded by the coding sequence ATGCAGATTTTACTCTATACCTTAATTACGCTTGCTAGCGTCATAGCCATGGAATTTGTGGCCTGGCTGGCCCATAAATATATTATGCACGGCCTCTTATGGATTTGGCACGAAGATCACCATAAACCTCATGAGGTAGAGGGCTTTTTTGAGAAAAACGATCTCTTTTTTTTGGTCTTTGCGGTCCCTAGTGCCTCCTCTTATATTATTGGCTCGGCAGTACCAGGCTATTTCCCCCTCTTTTTTGTGGGCGTAGGCATTTCCATTTATGGGCTGATCTATTTCCTGATCCATGACGTATATATACACCAACGCTTCAAATGGTTTAAACAATTGGATGGCTGGTATTCTAGAGGGATTTTGCGCGCTCATGGTGCTCATCATGCCAAACAAGAAAAAGAGGATGGCGTTTCTTTTGGCCTCTTGCTGGTCCACCCCAAATATTTTCGCAAAAAAAAGAAGTAA
- the msrB gene encoding peptide-methionine (R)-S-oxide reductase MsrB: MEKSEEEWQNQLTDLEYKILRQKGTERAFTGALLDNKKEGTYCCKACALPLFKSAHKFDSGSGWPSFWDIFHPKNIEAQEEYGWTGKQIEIHCPRCQSHLGHVFDDGPEPTGLRYCINSACLQFSEKK, translated from the coding sequence ATCGAAAAGTCGGAGGAAGAATGGCAAAACCAACTGACCGACTTAGAGTATAAAATCCTTCGCCAAAAAGGGACCGAGCGCGCCTTTACTGGCGCCCTACTCGATAATAAAAAGGAAGGAACCTATTGCTGTAAGGCTTGTGCCCTTCCGCTCTTTAAATCAGCCCATAAGTTTGATTCGGGCTCGGGCTGGCCCAGCTTCTGGGATATTTTCCACCCTAAAAATATTGAGGCCCAAGAAGAATATGGCTGGACGGGCAAGCAAATCGAAATTCATTGTCCCCGCTGCCAAAGCCATTTGGGCCATGTCTTTGACGATGGGCCAGAACCAACTGGCCTGCGCTATTGTATTAACTCGGCCTGCCTGCAGTTTAGTGAAAAGAAATAA
- a CDS encoding T9SS type A sorting domain-containing protein, with protein sequence MLFVHYSYAQWTLLGSPINGDAAGDNGNGTDAGHVRVYKWNDASANWQQVGSDIDGEAASDFSGRSVSLNYDGSHVAIGSTENDDNGSDAGHVRVFEWSGSSWSQISGSIVGDTTKDFSGNSVALDSLGTTVAISSTGNDANGTDAGRTRVFQYVPERPSATTPLVGNNNIKIYPQPATSFINIEAEGLEAIYLYNHLGQLLKMQTLQSATNVYQLELQNYPAAVYYITILSKEGKYSQKVILR encoded by the coding sequence ATGTTGTTCGTTCATTATAGCTATGCACAATGGACACTTTTAGGATCCCCTATCAATGGAGATGCTGCAGGAGACAATGGCAATGGCACTGATGCAGGACATGTTCGTGTTTACAAATGGAATGACGCTAGCGCTAACTGGCAACAAGTTGGTAGCGATATTGATGGTGAAGCTGCTTCAGATTTTTCTGGACGCTCGGTTAGCCTTAATTATGATGGAAGCCATGTCGCTATCGGCAGTACTGAAAACGATGATAATGGTAGTGATGCCGGACATGTTCGCGTTTTTGAATGGAGTGGTTCTAGCTGGAGTCAAATTAGTGGTAGCATTGTAGGTGATACTACTAAAGATTTTTCAGGAAACTCTGTTGCCTTAGACTCTTTGGGCACAACAGTAGCCATTTCATCTACAGGAAATGACGCTAACGGCACAGATGCGGGACGTACTCGTGTTTTCCAATACGTTCCAGAACGTCCTAGTGCGACAACTCCCTTGGTAGGAAACAACAACATTAAAATCTATCCCCAACCGGCTACTTCTTTTATCAATATTGAAGCAGAAGGTCTTGAAGCCATTTACCTTTACAACCATTTGGGCCAACTGTTGAAAATGCAAACTTTACAGTCGGCTACTAATGTGTATCAGTTAGAGCTTCAAAATTACCCTGCTGCTGTTTATTATATTACGATCCTAAGCAAAGAGGGTAAATATAGCCAAAAGGTCATTTTGAGATAG
- a CDS encoding T9SS type A sorting domain-containing protein, translated as MKKSIFLLVFMLFVHFSYAQWATVGSPIDGAAANDKASWSLSLSGDGQKMAIGAPYNDASGVDAGHVRVYEQVNGNWQQLGADINGAAAGDLSGRAVSLSQDGLRLAIGASNHSSNRGQVRIFEWNGTSWQQMGLDIDGENGADFFGKSVSLSHDGSILAASATGNDDAGTDAGHVRIFEWNGTSWQQKGSDVDGEGSNAYTGNSVSISADGLRFAVGATGNDGNGIDAGHVRIFEWNGTDWQQMGSDIDGEAAGDELGWWVSLSGNGNRLAAGGTYNDGNGTDAGHARIFEWNGTSWQQMGADIDGEAASDFSGRSVSLNYDGSRVAVGSTGNDANGTDAGDVRVFEWNGTSWQQFGPAILGEFAGDFVGHSVALDSAGQTLAISATGNDNNGNEAGQTQVFQTSNAVAITSIQKNTQVKIYPQPATSFINIEAEGLEAIYLYNHLGQLLKMQTLQSATNVYQLELQNYPAAVYYITILSKEGKYSQKVILR; from the coding sequence ATGAAAAAATCTATTTTTTTACTCGTTTTCATGTTATTTGTTCATTTCAGCTACGCACAATGGGCTACAGTAGGCAGCCCTATTGATGGAGCTGCTGCAAATGATAAAGCTAGTTGGTCACTCAGTCTAAGTGGAGATGGCCAAAAAATGGCTATTGGAGCGCCTTACAATGATGCTTCGGGAGTAGATGCTGGACATGTTCGTGTCTATGAACAAGTCAACGGCAACTGGCAGCAATTAGGCGCCGACATCAATGGTGCCGCAGCTGGAGATTTATCTGGTCGTGCCGTTAGTCTTAGTCAAGACGGACTTCGTCTTGCTATTGGTGCCTCTAATCATAGTTCTAATAGAGGACAAGTACGTATCTTTGAATGGAACGGAACAAGTTGGCAACAAATGGGCCTTGATATTGACGGAGAAAATGGTGCAGACTTTTTTGGCAAATCAGTTTCCTTGAGTCATGATGGAAGCATTCTAGCAGCCTCGGCAACAGGTAATGATGATGCAGGTACAGATGCTGGACACGTTCGCATTTTTGAATGGAACGGGACAAGCTGGCAACAAAAAGGTTCTGATGTAGATGGTGAGGGGAGCAACGCTTATACTGGAAATTCAGTAAGCATTAGTGCTGATGGACTACGCTTTGCCGTTGGAGCAACTGGAAATGATGGCAATGGAATTGATGCCGGACATGTCCGTATTTTCGAGTGGAACGGAACAGACTGGCAACAAATGGGAAGCGATATTGATGGTGAAGCCGCAGGCGATGAATTAGGTTGGTGGGTAAGTCTTAGTGGCAATGGTAATCGACTAGCTGCTGGTGGAACATATAATGATGGCAATGGAACTGATGCTGGACATGCACGCATTTTTGAATGGAACGGGACAAGCTGGCAACAAATGGGAGCCGATATTGACGGCGAAGCAGCCTCAGATTTTTCTGGCCGCTCGGTTAGCCTTAATTATGATGGTAGTCGTGTAGCTGTAGGAAGTACTGGAAATGACGCAAATGGTACTGATGCTGGAGATGTCCGTGTTTTTGAATGGAATGGGACAAGCTGGCAACAATTTGGCCCTGCTATTTTAGGAGAATTTGCAGGTGACTTTGTGGGACATTCTGTTGCTTTAGACTCTGCAGGACAAACACTAGCCATTTCTGCAACAGGAAATGATAATAATGGCAATGAAGCTGGACAAACCCAAGTTTTTCAGACGAGCAATGCTGTAGCAATCACTTCTATACAAAAGAATACTCAGGTTAAGATCTATCCCCAACCGGCTACTTCTTTCATCAATATTGAAGCAGAAGGTCTTGAAGCCATCTACCTTTACAACCATTTGGGCCAACTATTGAAAATGCAAACTTTACAGTCGGCTACTAATGTGTATCAGTTAGAGCTTCAAAATTATCCTGCTGCTGTTTATTATATTACAATCCTAAGCAAAGAGGGTAAATATAGCCAAAAGGTCATTTTGAGATAG
- a CDS encoding pyridoxal phosphate-dependent decarboxylase family protein translates to MNKIPNKGQDQQQILAELKAFKGQDLPWQAGKIFAYIYQTSAAAKAVAEAAYLSFLPENGLDPTAFPSLLHLEQQIIGQLASLLGGNEEVKGNCTSGGTESVMLAVKTARDYARAKYPDQKEFEILVPSTAHPCFYKAAHYLNIGIKSIAVDPQTQRLKVADMRAAISEKTILLVGSAPSYAHGVMDPIAELSALALEKDLLLHVDACVGGMYLPFLRELGHEVPPFGFELPGVTSISCDLHKFGYVPKGCSTILYRNKELRQHQIFSCSQWPGYTVVNPTVLSSKTGAPMAAAWAMFQYMGLEGYQKAVADCQAARDAVIAALEQLPSLELIGQPEMSLLAFASKDEDLSIFDLADQLNEKGWYVQVQLASPHSPAAIHLSISHFNCPHISSFITDLEETVAELMSSPVEENELLAALDHSMLALLMEDFDPAMLGQFQELMGLESAEGGLPADMGAVNQLLNVLSAKQREDVLLAFMNELI, encoded by the coding sequence ATGAACAAGATACCGAATAAGGGCCAAGATCAACAGCAAATTTTAGCCGAATTGAAGGCCTTTAAAGGGCAGGATTTACCCTGGCAAGCAGGAAAAATCTTTGCCTATATTTACCAAACTTCTGCAGCGGCCAAGGCAGTAGCCGAAGCGGCTTATCTGTCTTTTTTGCCCGAAAATGGCTTGGACCCCACGGCTTTTCCTTCGCTTTTGCATTTGGAACAGCAAATTATTGGACAGCTAGCTTCTTTGTTGGGCGGTAATGAGGAGGTGAAGGGAAACTGCACTTCTGGCGGGACCGAAAGTGTTATGTTGGCTGTGAAAACGGCCCGAGATTATGCTCGCGCTAAATATCCCGATCAAAAAGAGTTTGAAATTTTGGTCCCTTCTACTGCCCATCCCTGTTTTTATAAGGCGGCCCATTACTTAAATATTGGAATTAAATCTATAGCCGTAGACCCGCAAACGCAGCGCCTAAAGGTAGCCGATATGCGGGCGGCCATTAGCGAAAAGACAATTCTGTTGGTGGGCTCTGCACCTTCTTATGCACATGGTGTGATGGACCCGATTGCCGAACTGTCTGCCCTGGCCCTAGAAAAAGATTTGCTTTTGCATGTAGATGCTTGCGTGGGTGGTATGTATTTGCCTTTCTTGCGGGAGTTGGGCCACGAGGTTCCTCCTTTTGGCTTTGAGTTGCCTGGTGTGACCTCTATTTCTTGCGATTTACATAAGTTTGGCTATGTGCCCAAGGGCTGCTCAACGATTTTGTACCGCAATAAAGAACTTCGTCAACATCAGATTTTTAGTTGCTCGCAATGGCCAGGTTATACAGTGGTGAATCCCACCGTTTTATCGAGTAAGACAGGGGCGCCTATGGCCGCAGCTTGGGCCATGTTTCAATATATGGGCCTAGAGGGCTACCAAAAGGCCGTGGCCGATTGCCAAGCGGCTAGAGATGCTGTCATTGCGGCTTTAGAGCAGTTGCCTAGCCTAGAATTGATTGGACAACCTGAGATGAGTTTGTTGGCTTTTGCGAGCAAAGATGAGGATCTCAGCATTTTTGATTTGGCCGATCAGCTCAACGAAAAGGGCTGGTATGTGCAGGTACAATTGGCGAGTCCGCATTCTCCTGCAGCCATTCATTTGAGCATTAGCCATTTTAATTGCCCACATATTTCAAGCTTTATTACCGATTTAGAGGAAACTGTAGCCGAGCTAATGAGCAGCCCCGTGGAAGAAAATGAGCTTTTGGCTGCCCTCGATCATTCGATGTTGGCTCTCTTGATGGAAGATTTTGATCCCGCTATGTTGGGCCAATTCCAAGAATTGATGGGCTTAGAGTCTGCCGAAGGAGGCCTACCTGCCGATATGGGCGCCGTCAATCAATTGCTCAATGTCCTTTCGGCCAAACAACGAGAAGATGTTTTACTGGCCTTTATGAATGAATTGATTTAA
- a CDS encoding DUF1801 domain-containing protein yields the protein MNFSNYLAQLPSEKAQALEKLAELLRQQLPTGFAERFDGRMLHFEVPLSSYPQGYHAQAGQPLPFISLAAQKSHLALYHFGLYADEELLNWWTTAYTTASKYKLNMGKSCIRWKKAEHIPWSLVEELAQKMTPCSWISIYESKK from the coding sequence ATGAATTTCAGTAACTATTTAGCGCAATTGCCTTCTGAAAAAGCCCAAGCGCTTGAAAAACTAGCCGAATTATTAAGGCAGCAACTACCTACTGGCTTTGCAGAGCGCTTTGATGGGCGGATGTTACATTTTGAGGTTCCCTTAAGCAGTTACCCTCAGGGCTATCATGCACAAGCCGGACAGCCCTTGCCCTTCATCAGTTTGGCGGCTCAAAAAAGCCATTTGGCTCTATATCACTTTGGGCTTTATGCCGATGAGGAACTACTCAATTGGTGGACAACAGCCTATACTACAGCCAGTAAATACAAGCTAAATATGGGCAAAAGCTGTATTCGTTGGAAAAAAGCGGAGCATATTCCTTGGTCCTTAGTCGAAGAATTGGCCCAAAAAATGACGCCTTGCAGCTGGATCTCTATTTATGAATCAAAAAAGTAA
- a CDS encoding DUF481 domain-containing protein: MKTIKLFALLLLALPLEAQILNADALAPKLDSSRAFHLFGQGSLSITKRNYTPVYSFTGQAEWAYRSGQHRLMHSNYYRLLRSGGENTLNSGYTHFRYRLEPEEGLQYELFAQFQGDQIRGMQERYLLGGNLRLKLWQKEKSNLFLGLGGMYESEKWTYSAVGDSLLPADISDFYTQYGKLNFYLSYWEDFSPKLRTQLVLYLQTRPDSEWQKARIFISNEWSWKIAKHWALAFGAQLNYELAPPVPLAQFYYSTSWALKYSW; this comes from the coding sequence TTGAAAACTATTAAGCTCTTTGCGCTGCTGCTTTTGGCCCTGCCGCTAGAGGCTCAAATCTTAAATGCCGATGCTTTGGCGCCAAAACTAGACTCTAGCCGAGCCTTTCATCTGTTTGGACAAGGAAGTTTAAGTATTACTAAGCGAAACTATACACCCGTTTATAGCTTTACGGGCCAAGCAGAATGGGCCTATCGCTCAGGCCAACACCGCTTGATGCATAGCAACTATTATCGTTTGCTCCGATCAGGTGGAGAAAATACACTGAATAGCGGTTATACGCATTTTCGCTACCGCTTAGAGCCAGAAGAGGGGCTACAATATGAGCTTTTTGCCCAATTCCAAGGCGATCAAATTCGGGGAATGCAAGAGCGCTATTTATTGGGCGGAAATCTGCGCCTGAAGCTTTGGCAAAAAGAAAAAAGTAACCTCTTTTTGGGCTTAGGAGGAATGTATGAATCAGAAAAATGGACCTATTCTGCAGTAGGGGATAGCTTACTCCCCGCTGACATTAGTGATTTTTATACTCAATATGGCAAGCTCAATTTTTACTTGAGTTATTGGGAGGATTTTAGTCCCAAACTACGTACGCAACTGGTCCTGTACTTACAAACAAGACCTGATAGCGAATGGCAAAAGGCCCGAATTTTTATTTCTAATGAATGGAGCTGGAAGATTGCTAAACATTGGGCGCTGGCTTTTGGAGCCCAACTGAATTATGAACTAGCACCTCCTGTACCATTAGCTCAGTTTTATTATAGTACCTCTTGGGCCTTAAAGTATAGCTGGTAG
- a CDS encoding GNAT family N-acetyltransferase, with product MSIQIRLGTAQDIPAVHALVRELAIYEQAEAEHTISIEEMQEDAFGPQAYFSFLVAENEAGQILGMALYFFSYSTWKGPCLYLEDLVVKEACRRQGIGQLLFDELLQIAKTKKVGRMSWQVLDWNAPAIAFYKKLGAQLDESWINCQFRKEFIENY from the coding sequence ATGTCTATTCAAATTCGTCTAGGTACCGCCCAAGATATTCCCGCTGTTCATGCTTTGGTCCGAGAACTTGCTATTTATGAGCAAGCGGAAGCTGAACATACTATTAGTATTGAAGAAATGCAAGAAGATGCTTTTGGTCCCCAAGCCTACTTTTCTTTTTTAGTCGCCGAAAATGAAGCGGGGCAAATTTTGGGAATGGCGCTTTATTTCTTTAGTTATTCTACCTGGAAGGGGCCCTGTCTTTATCTAGAAGATTTGGTGGTCAAGGAAGCTTGCCGCCGTCAAGGCATTGGCCAACTCCTATTTGATGAACTCCTGCAAATTGCTAAAACCAAAAAAGTGGGCCGAATGAGCTGGCAGGTGCTCGATTGGAATGCGCCCGCTATTGCTTTTTATAAAAAACTAGGTGCTCAACTTGATGAAAGCTGGATTAACTGTCAATTTAGAAAAGAATTTATTGAAAACTATTAA